In Prunus dulcis chromosome 2, ALMONDv2, whole genome shotgun sequence, a single genomic region encodes these proteins:
- the LOC117617109 gene encoding uncharacterized protein LOC117617109, which translates to MEPQFAKSPIPLILLILFPIFILCSFPTVRSEHESTIIRLPSDSQSADRCGSTPSSPLSSSSSPWSRPMCPVNCFRPDPVCGVDGVTYWCGCQEAQCAGVKVAKLGFCEVGNGGSAPLSAQALLLVHIVWLIVLGFSVLFGLF; encoded by the coding sequence atggAGCCCCAGTTCGCAAAATCACCAATCCCTCTCATCCTCCTAATCCTCTTCCCCATCTTCATCCTCTGTTCCTTCCCCACCGTACGATCCGAGCATGAATCTACCATCATCCGACTGCCCTCGGATTCCCAATCAGCCGATCGATGTGGCTCTACTCCGTCGTCTCCCTTGTCTTCGTCGTCGTCACCCTGGTCCCGTCCCATGTGCCCCGTCAATTGCTTTCGACCCGACCCGGTTTGCGGCGTCGACGGTGTGACCTACTGGTGTGGGTGCCAGGAGGCTCAATGTGCTGGGGTGAAAGTGGCCAAGCTAGGGTTTTGTGAGGTGGGTAATGGGGGTTCTGCCCCTCTCTCCGCTCAAGCCCTGCTTTTGGTTCACATTGTGTGGCTGATCGTTCTCGGCTTCTCGGTTTTGTTCGGACTTTTCTGA
- the LOC117618566 gene encoding endonuclease MutS2 isoform X2, with amino-acid sequence MLSCATFGVGNPIVSLSKFSNRANFLKRSSISSANYQSHKISQAHYDSLRVLEWDKLCDSVASFARTSLGREATKAQLWYLNQTYEESLRLLDETNAAVEMRKHGACSLDFSGLNVVLVQSAIQHARRSSPLDGNEALAVAALLQCAEVLQSNLKVAIKEDADWYTRFMPLSPVIMGFVINRSLVKQIQQVIDEDGSVKDSASPTLKRLRNQVRTLEGKINQLMNSLIRDDSETPSLEVSTVDGRWCIKSSASELTSFKGLLLPSSSGIGSIVEPLSAIPLNDELQRTRALVSEAEAEVLLMLTEKMQMDLDKIEQLSNSIIQLDVVNARATYGLAFGGTCPNLFLPGGLGSFTSDTYLSGNRHPQQSDPSKNEWVLYMPKAYHPLLLHQHRQNLQTARKDLKIATMEIKRKLQGEYVTQKAGKNIDISSLELKDIQSQSTSHSLVLLDEVGAGTNPHEGAALGMSLLESFAETGALLTIATTHHGELKTLKYSNNAFENACMEFDDVKLKPTYRILWGVPGRSNAINIAERLGLPGKVVDNARELYGAASAGIDEVIIDMERLKQGFQKLLYEGQHHLMLSRESYEKLLVAKRKTMEHSNDQRLRKMREISEAAAMARSILHKKVRQHRASLVQPLQPTLTHKSQHKLETNSQRTTDDKHQMERSASFLSSSEKFELPKVGNVVFVSSLGKKATVLKVEPSKEEIVVQAGNMKLKLKLDDIKT; translated from the exons ATGCTTTCTTGCGCAACGTTTGGAGTTGGCAACCCCATCGTCTCCCTCTCAAAGTTCAGCAACCGTGCTAATTTCCTCAAACGCTCCTCAATCTCCTCGGCTAATTACCAGTCCCACAAAATATCACAGGCCCACTACGACAGTCTTAGGGTTTTGGAATGGGACAAGCTCTGCGATTCCGTTGCCTCCTTTGCTCGTACTTCCTTAGGCCGCGAAGCCACTAAG GCACAGCTATGGTATTTGAATCAGACATACGAAGAAAGCCTCAGACTTTTGGACGAAACCAATGCGGCCGTAGAAATGCGCAAGCACGGTGCTTGCTCTCTGGATTTTAGCGGCCTCAATGTCGTTTTG GTGCAATCTGCCATACAACATGCTCGGAGGAGTTCACCACTGGATGGGAACGAAGCGTTGGCTGTTGCGGCGCTGCTACAGTGCGCAGAGGTTTTACAGAGTAATCTTAAAGTTGCAATCAAGGAAGATGCAGATTGGTACACACGTTTTATGCCTCTTTCACCAGTG ATAATGGGATTTGTCATTAACCGATCACTCGTTAAGCAGATACAGCAAGTTATAGATGAAGATGGCAGTGTCAAAGACTCTGCG AGTCCTACTCTGAAACGATTACGCAATCAAGTTCGGACACTTGAGGGAAAG ATAAATCAGTTAATGAACAGCCTAATTAGGGATGACAGTGAAACACCCTCTCTG GAAGTGAGTACTGTTGATGGCAGGTGGTGTATAAAATCCAGTGCTAGCGAACTGACAAGTTTTAAGGGTCTCCTATTGCCCAG TAGTTCAGGCATAGGAAGCATCGTTGAGCCATTATCTGCTATCCCTCTAAATGATGAGTTGCAACGGACAAGGGCTCTAGTATCAGAAGCTGAGGCAGAAGTTCTCTTAATGTTAACAGAAAAG ATGCAAATGGATCTTGATAAGATTGAACAACTATCAAACAGTATAATCCAACTGGATGTG GTCAATGCCCGAGCAACTTATGGTCTAGCATTTGGTGGAACATGTCCCAATCTATTTCTACCAGGAGGGCTTGGCTCTTTCACTTCTGATACCTACTTATCAGGGAACAGACATCCACAACAATCCGATCCCTCAAAGAATGAATGGGTGTTGTATATGCCGAAGGCTTATCATCCTCTACTACTTCACCAGCATAGACAAAATTTACAGACGGCCAGGAAAGATTTAAAAATTGCCACTATG gaaatcaaaagaaaactgCAAGGGGAGTATGTTACACAGAAAGCAGGAAAAAATATAGATATTTCATCCTTAGAGTTgaag GACATCCAGTCACAGTCAACAAGTCATTCACTCGTACTACTGGATGAG gTTGGTGCAGGAACAAATCCCCACGAAGGAGCAGCACTGGGGATGTCTCTATTGGAATCTTTTGCTGAAACTGGTGCTTTGTTGACAATTGCTACAACACATCATGGGGAACTCAAAACCCTGAAATACAG CAATAACGCCTTTGAAAATGCATGTATGGAGTTTGATGATGTGAAGTTAAAGCCAACTTACAGGATTCTCTGGGGAGTACCAG GGCGTTCAAATGCAATCAATATAGCTGAAAGGTTAGGACTACCTGGTAAAGTAGTAGATAATGCCCGTGAACTATATGGTGCAGCTAGTGCGGGGATAGATGAG GTTATAATTGATATGGAACGGTTAAAGCAGGGCTTTCAAAAGCTTTTATATGAAGGACAGCATCATCTGAT GCTCTCAAGAGAGTCGTATGAGAAACTGTTGGTTGCCAAAAGGAAGACTATGGAACATAGTAATGATCAAAGACTtaggaaaatgagagaaatATCTGAGGCTGCTGCAATGGCTCGTTCTATCCTTCACAAAAAAGTAAGACAGCACCGTGCATCTCTGGTTCAACCTTTGCAGCCTACTTTAACGCATAAAAGCCAGCACAAATTGGAAACTAACAGTCAACGCACAACTGATGATAAACATCAAATGGAAAGGAGTGCATCCTTTTTATCATCATCAG AGAAGTTTGAGCTTCCCAAGGTTGGCAATGTGGTGTTTGTTTCTTCCCTTGGTAAGAAAGCGACAGTTTTAAAAGTGGAGCCTTCTAAAGAAGAAATCGTGGTTCAAGCTGGAAACatgaagttgaaattgaaactagACGACATTAAGACGTGA
- the LOC117618566 gene encoding endonuclease MutS2 isoform X1, whose product MLSCATFGVGNPIVSLSKFSNRANFLKRSSISSANYQSHKISQAHYDSLRVLEWDKLCDSVASFARTSLGREATKAQLWYLNQTYEESLRLLDETNAAVEMRKHGACSLDFSGLNVVLVQSAIQHARRSSPLDGNEALAVAALLQCAEVLQSNLKVAIKEDADWYTRFMPLSPVIMGFVINRSLVKQIQQVIDEDGSVKDSASPTLKRLRNQVRTLEGKINQLMNSLIRDDSETPSLEVSTVDGRWCIKSSASELTSFKGLLLPSSGIGSIVEPLSAIPLNDELQRTRALVSEAEAEVLLMLTEKMQMDLDKIEQLSNSIIQLDVVNARATYGLAFGGTCPNLFLPGGLGSFTSDTYLSGNRHPQQSDPSKNEWVLYMPKAYHPLLLHQHRQNLQTARKDLKIATMEIKRKLQGEYVTQKAGKNIDISSLELKAMELEQVKPIPVDFFIAQKTRVLVITGPNTGGKTICLKTVGLAAMMAKSGLHVLCSESVQIPWFDSVFADIGDEQSLTQSLSTFSGHLKHISDIQSQSTSHSLVLLDEVGAGTNPHEGAALGMSLLESFAETGALLTIATTHHGELKTLKYSNNAFENACMEFDDVKLKPTYRILWGVPGRSNAINIAERLGLPGKVVDNARELYGAASAGIDEVIIDMERLKQGFQKLLYEGQHHLMLSRESYEKLLVAKRKTMEHSNDQRLRKMREISEAAAMARSILHKKVRQHRASLVQPLQPTLTHKSQHKLETNSQRTTDDKHQMERSASFLSSSEKFELPKVGNVVFVSSLGKKATVLKVEPSKEEIVVQAGNMKLKLKLDDIKT is encoded by the exons ATGCTTTCTTGCGCAACGTTTGGAGTTGGCAACCCCATCGTCTCCCTCTCAAAGTTCAGCAACCGTGCTAATTTCCTCAAACGCTCCTCAATCTCCTCGGCTAATTACCAGTCCCACAAAATATCACAGGCCCACTACGACAGTCTTAGGGTTTTGGAATGGGACAAGCTCTGCGATTCCGTTGCCTCCTTTGCTCGTACTTCCTTAGGCCGCGAAGCCACTAAG GCACAGCTATGGTATTTGAATCAGACATACGAAGAAAGCCTCAGACTTTTGGACGAAACCAATGCGGCCGTAGAAATGCGCAAGCACGGTGCTTGCTCTCTGGATTTTAGCGGCCTCAATGTCGTTTTG GTGCAATCTGCCATACAACATGCTCGGAGGAGTTCACCACTGGATGGGAACGAAGCGTTGGCTGTTGCGGCGCTGCTACAGTGCGCAGAGGTTTTACAGAGTAATCTTAAAGTTGCAATCAAGGAAGATGCAGATTGGTACACACGTTTTATGCCTCTTTCACCAGTG ATAATGGGATTTGTCATTAACCGATCACTCGTTAAGCAGATACAGCAAGTTATAGATGAAGATGGCAGTGTCAAAGACTCTGCG AGTCCTACTCTGAAACGATTACGCAATCAAGTTCGGACACTTGAGGGAAAG ATAAATCAGTTAATGAACAGCCTAATTAGGGATGACAGTGAAACACCCTCTCTG GAAGTGAGTACTGTTGATGGCAGGTGGTGTATAAAATCCAGTGCTAGCGAACTGACAAGTTTTAAGGGTCTCCTATTGCCCAG TTCAGGCATAGGAAGCATCGTTGAGCCATTATCTGCTATCCCTCTAAATGATGAGTTGCAACGGACAAGGGCTCTAGTATCAGAAGCTGAGGCAGAAGTTCTCTTAATGTTAACAGAAAAG ATGCAAATGGATCTTGATAAGATTGAACAACTATCAAACAGTATAATCCAACTGGATGTG GTCAATGCCCGAGCAACTTATGGTCTAGCATTTGGTGGAACATGTCCCAATCTATTTCTACCAGGAGGGCTTGGCTCTTTCACTTCTGATACCTACTTATCAGGGAACAGACATCCACAACAATCCGATCCCTCAAAGAATGAATGGGTGTTGTATATGCCGAAGGCTTATCATCCTCTACTACTTCACCAGCATAGACAAAATTTACAGACGGCCAGGAAAGATTTAAAAATTGCCACTATG gaaatcaaaagaaaactgCAAGGGGAGTATGTTACACAGAAAGCAGGAAAAAATATAGATATTTCATCCTTAGAGTTgaag GCTATGGAACTGGAACAGGTTAAACCAATTCCAGTTGATTTTTTCATAGCTCAAAAAACTCGAGTTTTGGTTATCACTGGCCCTAATACGGGGGGTAAAACCATTTGCCTAAAGACCGTAGGATTGGCAGCTATGATGGCAAAATCAG GCCTTCATGTTTTGTGTTCTGAATCAGTACAAATCCCTTGGTTTGATTCAGTTTTTGCTGACATTGGCGATGAACAATCCCTGACCCAATCGCTTTCCACCTTTTCCGGCCACTTAAAACATATAAGT GACATCCAGTCACAGTCAACAAGTCATTCACTCGTACTACTGGATGAG gTTGGTGCAGGAACAAATCCCCACGAAGGAGCAGCACTGGGGATGTCTCTATTGGAATCTTTTGCTGAAACTGGTGCTTTGTTGACAATTGCTACAACACATCATGGGGAACTCAAAACCCTGAAATACAG CAATAACGCCTTTGAAAATGCATGTATGGAGTTTGATGATGTGAAGTTAAAGCCAACTTACAGGATTCTCTGGGGAGTACCAG GGCGTTCAAATGCAATCAATATAGCTGAAAGGTTAGGACTACCTGGTAAAGTAGTAGATAATGCCCGTGAACTATATGGTGCAGCTAGTGCGGGGATAGATGAG GTTATAATTGATATGGAACGGTTAAAGCAGGGCTTTCAAAAGCTTTTATATGAAGGACAGCATCATCTGAT GCTCTCAAGAGAGTCGTATGAGAAACTGTTGGTTGCCAAAAGGAAGACTATGGAACATAGTAATGATCAAAGACTtaggaaaatgagagaaatATCTGAGGCTGCTGCAATGGCTCGTTCTATCCTTCACAAAAAAGTAAGACAGCACCGTGCATCTCTGGTTCAACCTTTGCAGCCTACTTTAACGCATAAAAGCCAGCACAAATTGGAAACTAACAGTCAACGCACAACTGATGATAAACATCAAATGGAAAGGAGTGCATCCTTTTTATCATCATCAG AGAAGTTTGAGCTTCCCAAGGTTGGCAATGTGGTGTTTGTTTCTTCCCTTGGTAAGAAAGCGACAGTTTTAAAAGTGGAGCCTTCTAAAGAAGAAATCGTGGTTCAAGCTGGAAACatgaagttgaaattgaaactagACGACATTAAGACGTGA
- the LOC117618566 gene encoding endonuclease MutS2 isoform X3 — protein sequence MLSCATFGVGNPIVSLSKFSNRANFLKRSSISSANYQSHKISQAHYDSLRVLEWDKLCDSVASFARTSLGREATKAQLWYLNQTYEESLRLLDETNAAVEMRKHGACSLDFSGLNVVLVQSAIQHARRSSPLDGNEALAVAALLQCAEVLQSNLKVAIKEDADWYTRFMPLSPVIMGFVINRSLVKQIQQVIDEDGSVKDSASPTLKRLRNQVRTLEGKINQLMNSLIRDDSETPSLEVSTVDGRWCIKSSASELTSFKGLLLPSSSGIGSIVEPLSAIPLNDELQRTRALVSEAEAEVLLMLTEKMQMDLDKIEQLSNSIIQLDVVNARATYGLAFGGTCPNLFLPGGLGSFTSDTYLSGNRHPQQSDPSKNEWVLYMPKAYHPLLLHQHRQNLQTARKDLKIATMDIQSQSTSHSLVLLDEVGAGTNPHEGAALGMSLLESFAETGALLTIATTHHGELKTLKYSNNAFENACMEFDDVKLKPTYRILWGVPGRSNAINIAERLGLPGKVVDNARELYGAASAGIDEVIIDMERLKQGFQKLLYEGQHHLMLSRESYEKLLVAKRKTMEHSNDQRLRKMREISEAAAMARSILHKKVRQHRASLVQPLQPTLTHKSQHKLETNSQRTTDDKHQMERSASFLSSSEKFELPKVGNVVFVSSLGKKATVLKVEPSKEEIVVQAGNMKLKLKLDDIKT from the exons ATGCTTTCTTGCGCAACGTTTGGAGTTGGCAACCCCATCGTCTCCCTCTCAAAGTTCAGCAACCGTGCTAATTTCCTCAAACGCTCCTCAATCTCCTCGGCTAATTACCAGTCCCACAAAATATCACAGGCCCACTACGACAGTCTTAGGGTTTTGGAATGGGACAAGCTCTGCGATTCCGTTGCCTCCTTTGCTCGTACTTCCTTAGGCCGCGAAGCCACTAAG GCACAGCTATGGTATTTGAATCAGACATACGAAGAAAGCCTCAGACTTTTGGACGAAACCAATGCGGCCGTAGAAATGCGCAAGCACGGTGCTTGCTCTCTGGATTTTAGCGGCCTCAATGTCGTTTTG GTGCAATCTGCCATACAACATGCTCGGAGGAGTTCACCACTGGATGGGAACGAAGCGTTGGCTGTTGCGGCGCTGCTACAGTGCGCAGAGGTTTTACAGAGTAATCTTAAAGTTGCAATCAAGGAAGATGCAGATTGGTACACACGTTTTATGCCTCTTTCACCAGTG ATAATGGGATTTGTCATTAACCGATCACTCGTTAAGCAGATACAGCAAGTTATAGATGAAGATGGCAGTGTCAAAGACTCTGCG AGTCCTACTCTGAAACGATTACGCAATCAAGTTCGGACACTTGAGGGAAAG ATAAATCAGTTAATGAACAGCCTAATTAGGGATGACAGTGAAACACCCTCTCTG GAAGTGAGTACTGTTGATGGCAGGTGGTGTATAAAATCCAGTGCTAGCGAACTGACAAGTTTTAAGGGTCTCCTATTGCCCAG TAGTTCAGGCATAGGAAGCATCGTTGAGCCATTATCTGCTATCCCTCTAAATGATGAGTTGCAACGGACAAGGGCTCTAGTATCAGAAGCTGAGGCAGAAGTTCTCTTAATGTTAACAGAAAAG ATGCAAATGGATCTTGATAAGATTGAACAACTATCAAACAGTATAATCCAACTGGATGTG GTCAATGCCCGAGCAACTTATGGTCTAGCATTTGGTGGAACATGTCCCAATCTATTTCTACCAGGAGGGCTTGGCTCTTTCACTTCTGATACCTACTTATCAGGGAACAGACATCCACAACAATCCGATCCCTCAAAGAATGAATGGGTGTTGTATATGCCGAAGGCTTATCATCCTCTACTACTTCACCAGCATAGACAAAATTTACAGACGGCCAGGAAAGATTTAAAAATTGCCACTATG GACATCCAGTCACAGTCAACAAGTCATTCACTCGTACTACTGGATGAG gTTGGTGCAGGAACAAATCCCCACGAAGGAGCAGCACTGGGGATGTCTCTATTGGAATCTTTTGCTGAAACTGGTGCTTTGTTGACAATTGCTACAACACATCATGGGGAACTCAAAACCCTGAAATACAG CAATAACGCCTTTGAAAATGCATGTATGGAGTTTGATGATGTGAAGTTAAAGCCAACTTACAGGATTCTCTGGGGAGTACCAG GGCGTTCAAATGCAATCAATATAGCTGAAAGGTTAGGACTACCTGGTAAAGTAGTAGATAATGCCCGTGAACTATATGGTGCAGCTAGTGCGGGGATAGATGAG GTTATAATTGATATGGAACGGTTAAAGCAGGGCTTTCAAAAGCTTTTATATGAAGGACAGCATCATCTGAT GCTCTCAAGAGAGTCGTATGAGAAACTGTTGGTTGCCAAAAGGAAGACTATGGAACATAGTAATGATCAAAGACTtaggaaaatgagagaaatATCTGAGGCTGCTGCAATGGCTCGTTCTATCCTTCACAAAAAAGTAAGACAGCACCGTGCATCTCTGGTTCAACCTTTGCAGCCTACTTTAACGCATAAAAGCCAGCACAAATTGGAAACTAACAGTCAACGCACAACTGATGATAAACATCAAATGGAAAGGAGTGCATCCTTTTTATCATCATCAG AGAAGTTTGAGCTTCCCAAGGTTGGCAATGTGGTGTTTGTTTCTTCCCTTGGTAAGAAAGCGACAGTTTTAAAAGTGGAGCCTTCTAAAGAAGAAATCGTGGTTCAAGCTGGAAACatgaagttgaaattgaaactagACGACATTAAGACGTGA
- the LOC117618567 gene encoding uncharacterized protein LOC117618567, producing the protein MQERVLDYILVPAGLLVMVAYHLWLLYRIIMQPNNTIIGINSINRRFWVYAMMEDAPKNGVLAVQTLRNNIMASTLLASTAIMLSSLIAVLMTGGSKDRKAFFVFGNRSELAFSIKFFAILVCFLVAFLFNVQSIRYYSHASILINAPFKKMSPHHKHHYLTTEYVANTVNRGSYFWSLGLRAFYFSFPLFLWIFGPIPMFVSCFVLVIMLYFLDVTFQFGWVVGVADEEEHNSLNKDEEQGISLPHH; encoded by the exons atgcAGGAAAGAGTTCTTGATTACATTTTGGTACCGGCAGGCCTCCTAGTTATGGTGGCATACCACCTTTGGCTTCTCTATCGAATTATAATGCAGCCAAATAATACCATCATCGGCATCAATTCCATCAACCGCCGCTTCTGGGTCTACGCTATGATGGAG GATGCGCCAAAGAATGGTGTTCTTGCGGTGCAGACACTGCGAAACAACATAATGGCATCGACCCTTTTGGCCTCGACGGCCATTATGCTCAGTTCTCTCATTGCCGTGTTGATGACAGGTGGCAGCAAGGATCGAAAGGCGTTTTTCGTCTTCGGAAACAGAAGCGAGCTCGCGTTTTCCATCAAGTTCTTTGCCATATTGGTCTGTTTCTTGGTGGCTTTCCTGTTCAATGTGCAGTCCATAAGATACTACAGCCACGCGAGCATTCTCATCAACGCCCCTTTCAAAAAGATGTCACCGCATCACAAGCATCATTATCTCACAACAGAGTATGTTGCCAACACTGTCAACAGAGGAAGCTATTTCTGGTCCTTGGGCCTCCGTGCCTTCTACTTCTCTTTCCCTCTGTTTCTGTGGATCTTTGGGCCCATCCCCATGTTCGTGTCCTGCTTTGTTTTGGTCATCATGCTCTATTTCCTGGATGTCACCTTTCAGTTTGGATGGGTTGTTGGGGTTGCCGATGAGGAGGAGCACAACAGCCTTAACAAGGATGAGGAACAAGGCATTTCATTACCACATCATTAG
- the LOC117617130 gene encoding probable ribonuclease P/MRP protein subunit POP5 produces MVGFKNRYMVLEVILDPNRELVRKDPVIITSYNVTNAIKDSILENFGKCGLASSFGSFLVKYVNDITRLCIIRASREEYQKVWSAVTMVRSIAGCPVLFNLLDLSGSIKACKKAALKCDELKFEQHKIAVGSNLSAQDTQKMQNYLDKIKGLEH; encoded by the exons ATGGTGGGATTTAAGAATAGGTATATGGTATTGGAGGTTATCTTGGATCCTAATAGAGAGCTGGTGAGAAAAGATCCTGTTATAATTACCTCATATAATGTTACAAACGCTATCAAAGACAGCattcttgaaaattttgggaagtGTGGTCTGGCTTCATCGTTTGGATCATTCCTAG TGAAGTATGTAAATGACATTACAAGGCTGTGTATCATTAGAGCTTCAAGGGAGGAATATCAAAAAGTATGGTCTGCAGTTACTATGGTCAGGAGTATTGCAGGGTGCCCGGTGCTATTTAATTTGTTGGACCTAAGTG GAAGCATCAAAGCTTGTAAAAAAGCTGCCTTGAAGTGTGATGAACTAAAATTTGAGCAGCACAAGATTGCGGTTGGATCTAATCTTTCAGCTCAAGATACTCAAAAAATGCAGAACTATCTTGACAAGATCAAAGGCCTGGAGCACTAA